AATGAGTGTGATTACAAGTTATGTTGTCTCTATATGCTACTGATAATGGGCATAGTTTTAAGACTTGAATTAGTTTGAACGGACTCGGATTTTATCACACCTGTACCGAGTCCCCCCAACTTGATTCAGCTCTGACTCGGGCGAGTCTCGGCTCGACTCACTGCCGAACGAGTCCATCTGAGTCGAGTCTTTGACCATGGTAACATGTCAGAAAGAACCTAAATTCAGCTTATAGTGATTACGAGGAATGAATCCAATGGCTTAATTTCCTTTGATTAGACAGATCCCAGCTACGAGTTGTAATTTTTCTACGACGTTCCCAGATATAGGTCACATATGGAGGGGTGCTGATCCAGTGCATCGAGAGGCACGGGAGGTCCCATGCGTCCATGCGATTTCTGCACACGTGGGAAATCCCTGGAaagatcagaaccatccattcaATAAATCGACATCAAGCGGACCATAAACTAAAAAATTTCTCTGCTTAGAGAATCTTCACCTTTTAATCTTTTCCATACAAATGGATACCAATGGACGAAATGTACACAATAGTTCAAATTCTGATTTGGACGGCTAGAATGGTGCAGTCAAGAAATATTTTGATGTAGTAGAAACCCTaggatcaacggttcagatcaaagcCTGGCACATCTATAGTATATGGTATTGGAGATGTACGCACCAAAATATCTGTGCTAAGGAAAAAGCGTCATAAGATGAGAAATCTACGCCGCATAAATGCCCCCAGAAAGCCAGTCAATAAAGGAGGCTGGTCTACATACTCTCCTTCAGTTGTTTTTCGCAGCCAAAACATATGTTCTTTTCCCATTGTGGTCCCCACTTCCCAAAAAGTACCTCCACGTTTTCTCCCATCTCTATACATGCATGTAGGTCCTGATGCATCTCAATATGAATAGCAAAAATGGGGCCTATATTTTGACtatctggaccgttgatctgatggacacGTATATGGATGGAGGACGCGCAAAAAATCACCCAAAGCAGAACCTCATAAACCTTCAGTCAGTGGCCTACACATAGACGGTTGATATAAAATTATTGTAAGATTGGATGtatgggatcttccaatctagaagATTTTTGGGTCATTCCCCATCTTAGTTTTCCCATAAGATGATGGTATGGATCATCAAAACCTACACGGTTTTTCCACATCTTCATCATGTGCACGAGTATCATATCTTGGTGCATCAAAACATGAATTATACAAATGGAACCCACGTTTtaataatctagaccgttgaaccGAAGGATCttatatggatggacggtcctTCTGAAATTCACCCATTTCATAGGctcatgaccctacacttagtGTCCTACAAATCAGACGGTTGGATGCCGGGATCATCAAGAGATGGGTCTCCCTAGTACGTAATTTCTCTCTACAAAaggataatataaataaataaataaataagagtatTATAAAAAGCTGAGAAGATCATGTTCCAAGCGCAACTCCCATGTTTATAAAAATTGAAAGAAATGGAGGGACTCCTCATCAGTTCCCAAGATTAATGGGCAGTGACCCAGATCATGATGAGATTCATCCAAGGGCTCTAAGGAGCCTCCATGAATTCCCTCAGCTGTGCTCTTCTTCCCCAGTTCGACTCACAATCTGGTGCAAGTCATTGCTCTTCAATGGCAACGGCTACACCGTCTTCGACGATTCAAATGGAAAGATGGTTTTTCGGGTCGAAAACTACGCATGCAATCGAAGAGAGGAAActttcctcatggatttcaaCGGTAACGTCTTGCTGACAATCAGACGGTGCAAGAAGGTGATGCGCGTTTTCATCTGTCTCAGTTCATGATAGCTTATTCTTATCAattttatcttttattattcaTTTATGATATTTAAATGGAAATGGTTACTGTGGAAATTTTCAATTTGGGTCACTCAAAACATATTCATTagcttagggtgtgtttggttgtaaCAAATATCATGATTTTTATGACTAGTACTTTATTGCACTTGCATCTCTCTGGCCCTCTCGGCCGGTCATTCTCAATCAGTTCCATTACTCAAGAAAAGGTATTTCTATTTTGTATGGTCTAACTTGCTGGCATCAAAGCCGTGAAGGGTGCTTCGCGGAGCGAGCTCTGCATCCATCCTGATCTATGATACTATTGGAGCGAAACAAAGGATCTAAGGGAGAACGGATGCTAGAAATAttagatatttggtgcaaccaaacacatccttaTAATTCAATATAACACAACACTAATTAGAGTTATTTTGAGAAATCATGATAGAAATACTATATGGCTTGAAAATTTGCATTCCTAAGGTAGGGGCATTTGAGATTGATTGATATGGAAgtaaacattcaataaaaaaatacaaaatcaaaactCACCCCAACTCTGCTGGACAAAGCTTTGCGCTCTCACACCTAATGGTAAACCCAGATGAAGGAGAGTTTACATCGAGTTCACAGCTGATATCTAACTTCTCTTGTAACATTTATCATGTATCCTGACaatgtaaattaaaatttattttttataacataTAGTTAAAATGCGTGATCATTTGAATTTATTAATATAAATACTCTAAAGTTTGTCTGAatttaataatataaatattctaAAGTTgcctgttatgtatatgagggGTAATTCAAGAATAGATTATATGTACGTgggtagaaaaaaataataataaataataaataataaatcttAAAGTTTGCATTTTATATATGAACCACCTAATTTCCAACAGGTGAAGTCACATAAACATTGTCTTGGCAGGTGGGGCCATGTTTGATAATCCAAATTGTTCAGGGCGTGTTTGGCCCGCGGACTTACACGGGATTAGGAGGTATAGTTTAGTAATATCCCTCCAAACCCTTTTAAATGTCTGTTTGGGGCGGTAGATAGCCGTCCATCGAGTGGATTGCGATGGGATTTTCGGCAGAGAGGAAGGGATTGCGATGGGATTTCGGGCAATTTTGTGGGATTGCGAAATCCCTCTTGGTCTTGACGCCCGGGATGGATTCACACCATCCCATGCCCCATCCAAACAAGGTCACTCCCGTCATCCCGGGATATTGCAAACAACCCAAACAGACCTCCccaacttgtcccgggatatagcaatcccatggatcttaaaccaatccattgagtacaccaccatcattaccttaaactTCATCCCtttccatccctcctaatccctttcaatctgcccggccaaacgggcccttatattTTGGCATGTGTGGTGGCTCTAAAGAGTCTGTCACCAACATGTAGGCACATGTGCCAATAGAGAACATGCATGCAAGATCTAGCTATCTGTCTAGTTGGAAATAATGCTGAGAACATCCACCTCAAAATAAGGCAGCTTTACACGTTAGGTGGGGCACAATGTGTAAAAGAATCTGACTgttaccattcatttatttttctgtTGTGGCCTAGAAGTGCCCTATTGTTACTCAAGAAGACCCAAGAAAAAAGCCCACGTGAATGTTGCACGTGTTCCATGTTCACACGCGTGCCTGCATGCGTATAGGGCTCTGAGGCGTGTGGTGATAGCAAATCTCAGAAATACCATCCCATGTTTTTGGCCATCCAAACGTGCCATTTTTGgctcgtgaaatgcatgaatgtatTATCTTGGACAGGAATATTCCtgacaaaattttttaaaaaaaaaaagaaaaaagaaaagaagggacaTTTGTCATCACCAACTCTTCAAGTGagattttaatattattattattattatttaaatattctTTAAGCCTCTTCGAGAGAGGGGTATTTGAAATTATTGAAAGGAGAGGGAAGGCGTTTACGATTTTCCTCGTTGACGTCGCTGTAGCAGTTCCTATCGCTCCAAAAAGAACTTCAATAATAGAGGGTGTGTCTCATGCTCATCAGGTACACCTTCGCTAGGGATGGAcaaaatttccactgtttcctcctTAAAGTCTCCCATCTGTCCAACACCTCCTAATCTCGATCACATGGTggtgataggtgggccccaccacgttcTTTTGCAGGTACCGATCATCATTTCCACGTGGTCAAATAGTAGTTACACACAAATTCAGTCTATACTCTATGGACCAGATTACCAACATGTCCATTCTCTATTCAATGCAGAAGACTTATTTAATGGTCTGGCTGCTATGGCTCCTGATATGCAGGCGTCTAGAAATGGTACATGCAAGATATATTAACTTTAGACTGACTTAATTTTGGAAAACACTATCTTTTAGTTACAAACCAAtattcagattggttgaacaatcctaaccattgattcaTTAGAGGTATTTTTCAttattaaccgtccaataaaatacctaccaatctgatagtcagataattGTATAAAATAATTTTTAGTCACAGTATATACATCTAAACAGATACACTAATTTTAGACGGTTTAATTTCAATTAATTGTATAACATCTACAAGTTTtatgtaatttataagtaactacgTATCATCGATTATACACTCTGccagattattattttttctcttcaatgCATATACTCTGAAATTCAATATAACATGTGCACGTGTACAGGCATGTGACTTGTACCTCTATTTGTGCCCTAGCAGAAGCTGAAGATCTTGGAAAGCTGGGAAGTATACAGAGGAGATCAAGATGTCTTACGGTTGGATGGCCAACAGGAGCCGTTGATTAGGGCTACAAAGGCCTTGGGCTACCCTAGTTGCAAGATATGGGTGGATAACGGTGGAGATGGGCTGATCAATTACTGGATGAACTGGTCACGTCACCAGAGATGGTCGAAGATCTACCGTACAACTTCTGGTGCATCTCCTGTGGCTGAGGTAAGATATTGACCGTAGAAGTAAGGATGTTAAAATGGCCTGAGTTTGGCCCACCATAATCCACGATTCTGATTACGGTTGGCATATACGTATTGCATGTGTACACATATTGCATGCACGTACATTAGTTTTATATGTACGTGTAAAGAGTACTGCTTTCCAGTACACCGTAATTTAAATGTTCCTGTGCACTCTTCGCACGTGCCAAATTGGCATGTAGGGCCTCACCGGATATCTGCCATGGAACAATCATGTCAGTCTggacatcagtgggccacatgtgtataAAAAAGTTACCACTAAAATAGATctacggtccacattcaacatacatgtgtgacccacctactgaTTCGTCCAGTCTGATTTTTATGCCACAGAGCACACCAAGTGGGACCAACGTGATGAACAGCGAGGATCTCACACACGTGGGAAGAATAGAATTAGGATTATTACTGCATAGTTAACAGACATATGGCTGGGTTGGTTGGCAGGTTAATAGAAAGTGTGGTTCAGCACCAGAGACACTACTTGGTAAAGATGTTCTGACCTTAAGCATGCAGCCAGGGATGGACCAAGCAATGATCATGGCCATGATCATGATCAATGATGCAATGAGATGAGCACACCCCTTGTATTCTATGTTTCATATATCTTATAAAATTCATTTATTTGCttttacctctctctctcatgtacacaGTAAAGGCTAGTTAATTGATACTATGGAAGTGTATGATGTTTGATATGCCGGTACTCAGAAATTGTAtatgtggcatacattaactcaaactaaAAAGTCTAATTGCGGAACTAACAGTTCCAAAATCAGATTCGTAGAATCAATCTTAATCTTTGATTCACtggcatttgtttgttgaaataagacatGTAGTAATTTGGCTCACCCTCACTAAGCTCCAAGCACTTGTGCTAAGTCCTGTAGCCTACACAAGAGGAAAACAAAagagaccttggctagagcaagggaccctccaaCGCCAAAGTCAGGCTGGGAATCTAGGTCCAAGTAATGTAGATAGGTTTCGGGCGAGAGATATTGCATACCTGTTTCTATAGGAGAATCCCCTATTTATACCATTTGGTTGGAGTGAATGTATCCATCATTCTCAACCGGATCTCTACCGTTGGGCAATAACCATGCGTGCATTGATGTCGTCGGTTACTCTATGATTGTGGTGCGACGGTTAAAGCTATCGTGTGTTACTAGAATCTGGTTACCTTTC
This DNA window, taken from Magnolia sinica isolate HGM2019 chromosome 14, MsV1, whole genome shotgun sequence, encodes the following:
- the LOC131225286 gene encoding protein LURP-one-related 8-like — its product is MFIKIERNGGTPHQFPRLMGSDPDHDEIHPRALRSLHEFPQLCSSSPVRLTIWCKSLLFNGNGYTVFDDSNGKMVFRVENYACNRREETFLMDFNGNVLLTIRRCKKKLKILESWEVYRGDQDVLRLDGQQEPLIRATKALGYPSCKIWVDNGGDGLINYWMNWSRHQRWSKIYRTTSGASPVAEVNRKCGSAPETLLGKDVLTLSMQPGMDQAMIMAMIMINDAMR